Proteins from a single region of Novosphingobium sp. CECT 9465:
- a CDS encoding metallophosphoesterase, with protein MIRLFHISDIHFGLEDRRALDWVAQCIAREKPDAVAITGDLTMRARHREFTAACHWIKSLDVAVTVEVGNHDLPYFNLVERFVDPYRRFRSIEALLEREIDLPGLAIVPLKTTARAQWRLNWSKGAVGMAALNHTLRAIDALPSGTRAVVACHHPLVEAGTRGKALTRGGSRALAALASRNVCAVISGHVHDPFHLIHPTPNGPVRMIGAGTLSQRVRSTPPSFNELTLAGGEITVRVRNLEHVSTRDMQIEDVPENALPPRTEGEPVAPVRAVPTIDPPVY; from the coding sequence ATGATCCGCCTGTTCCATATCAGCGACATTCATTTCGGACTCGAAGATCGTCGCGCGCTCGATTGGGTGGCGCAGTGCATCGCGCGCGAAAAGCCCGATGCCGTAGCGATCACCGGCGATCTGACGATGCGCGCCCGCCATCGTGAATTCACCGCCGCCTGCCACTGGATAAAGTCGCTAGACGTGGCGGTAACGGTTGAAGTCGGCAATCACGATCTGCCCTACTTCAATCTGGTTGAACGGTTCGTCGATCCCTATCGCCGGTTCCGCTCGATCGAAGCGCTGCTTGAGCGCGAAATCGATCTGCCGGGCCTCGCCATCGTCCCGCTCAAGACCACCGCGCGCGCGCAGTGGCGGCTCAACTGGTCCAAGGGCGCCGTGGGCATGGCCGCCTTGAACCACACCCTGCGGGCCATCGATGCCCTGCCCTCAGGAACGCGCGCGGTCGTTGCATGCCATCATCCGCTGGTCGAGGCCGGGACGCGCGGCAAGGCGCTGACCCGTGGCGGCAGCCGCGCACTGGCGGCGCTTGCAAGCCGCAATGTCTGCGCCGTGATTTCCGGGCATGTCCACGATCCGTTCCACCTGATTCACCCGACGCCCAACGGCCCGGTGCGGATGATCGGCGCTGGCACACTGTCGCAGCGGGTGCGCTCCACCCCCCCCAGCTTTAACGAACTCACGCTGGCAGGCGGCGAAATCACGGTACGTGTGCGCAACCTCGAACATGTCTCCACCCGCGACATGCAGATCGAAGATGTGCCGGAAAACGCTCTGCCACCGCGCACCGAGGGCGAACCGGTTGCCCCGGTCCGTGCCGTGCCGACGATCGATCCGCCGGTATATTGA
- a CDS encoding division plane positioning ATPase MipZ yields the protein MGPHRIVFANEKGGTGKSTTAVHVAVALAYQGARVAAIDLDARQRTMHRYLENRAETMRRRSITLPTATFEVYDGQSADELDAMTERLSQSHDFIVYDTPGRDDMLARHVATRADTLVTPLNDSFVDFDLIGQVDAETFKVRRLSFYAELIWEARKKRAMATIKDSRREMDWVVVRNRTGYTEARNQRRIDTALTELSKRVGFRIASGLSERVIYRELFPSGLTLLDKGHLGELGTSHLVARQELRTLVSGLNLPTPAKTADTAAPAKLESAA from the coding sequence ATTGGCCCGCATCGCATTGTCTTCGCCAACGAAAAGGGCGGCACCGGCAAGTCCACCACGGCCGTTCACGTTGCCGTGGCGCTTGCCTATCAGGGCGCGCGCGTGGCCGCGATCGATCTCGATGCCCGCCAGCGCACGATGCACCGCTACCTGGAAAACCGGGCGGAAACCATGCGCCGCCGCTCGATCACCCTGCCTACCGCGACATTCGAGGTCTATGACGGCCAGAGCGCCGACGAGCTTGACGCGATGACCGAGCGGCTTTCGCAATCGCACGATTTCATCGTCTACGACACGCCCGGCCGTGATGATATGCTTGCGCGCCATGTTGCCACCCGCGCCGATACGCTGGTCACCCCGCTGAATGACAGCTTCGTCGATTTCGATCTGATCGGACAGGTCGATGCCGAGACGTTCAAGGTCCGCCGCCTGTCTTTCTACGCCGAACTGATCTGGGAAGCGCGCAAGAAGCGGGCCATGGCGACGATCAAGGATTCCAGACGCGAGATGGACTGGGTCGTCGTGCGCAACCGTACCGGCTATACCGAAGCGCGCAACCAGCGCCGCATCGATACGGCGCTGACCGAACTGTCAAAGCGCGTCGGCTTCCGCATCGCCAGCGGCCTGTCCGAACGTGTGATCTACCGCGAACTGTTCCCCAGCGGCCTGACCCTGCTCGACAAGGGGCATCTGGGGGAACTTGGCACCAGCCATCTTGTTGCCCGGCAAGAGCTGCGTACGCTGGTTTCGGGCCTTAACCTGCCCACCCCAGCGAAGACCGCCGACACTGCCGCTCCCGCCAAGCTGGAGAGCGCGGCCTGA
- a CDS encoding DUF2322 family protein, whose product MTMTKIQPGAAFKENLAALPPIDGLAHMDLIDAGGHVVARIPNEPGKQGSLAVYHYLQQCFGTLDAAAATHGLDVFAEHVADARTRPGAHPNIDRLLDVAASGQALRIEVFRA is encoded by the coding sequence ATGACGATGACGAAGATTCAACCGGGCGCGGCGTTCAAGGAAAACCTTGCAGCGCTGCCGCCGATTGATGGGCTGGCTCACATGGATCTGATCGATGCAGGCGGCCATGTCGTGGCACGCATCCCCAATGAACCCGGCAAGCAAGGTTCGCTGGCGGTTTACCACTACCTCCAGCAATGCTTCGGCACGCTGGACGCCGCAGCGGCCACACATGGCCTTGATGTGTTTGCCGAGCATGTGGCCGATGCCAGGACGCGTCCGGGGGCGCATCCCAACATCGACAGGTTGCTGGACGTGGCGGCAAGCGGGCAAGCGTTGAGGATCGAGGTTTTCCGGGCCTGA
- the panC gene encoding pantoate--beta-alanine ligase, with the protein MQTINQLVSLREAVDALKNGGKSVALVPTMGALHEGHLTLVREAARRADHVIVSIFVNPRQFGPNEDLDAYPRRLAADAALLEAEGVALLWAPTVDQMYPQGYATNVSVSGVSEVACGAARPGHFDGVATVVCKLFNQVRPDIALFGEKDWQQLAVIRRMARDLDLTLPHADAIIGVETVREPSGLAMSSRNQYLTAAQREQAAGLSAGMRRAIAAIEGGADVAESLATLKANVLATGFDSIDYADLRDAATLEEVTVWNGRKARLLVAARIGGTRLIDNMGVGQ; encoded by the coding sequence GTGCAAACCATCAATCAGCTTGTGAGCCTGCGCGAAGCGGTCGATGCGCTCAAAAACGGGGGAAAAAGCGTGGCGCTGGTCCCGACGATGGGCGCGCTGCACGAAGGCCATCTGACGCTGGTGCGCGAGGCGGCACGGCGCGCCGATCATGTGATCGTCTCGATCTTCGTCAACCCCCGCCAGTTCGGCCCCAACGAGGACCTCGACGCTTATCCGCGCCGCCTCGCCGCCGATGCCGCGCTGCTTGAGGCTGAGGGCGTGGCGCTGCTGTGGGCGCCGACCGTCGATCAGATGTATCCCCAGGGCTATGCCACCAACGTCTCGGTTTCAGGGGTGAGCGAAGTTGCCTGCGGTGCCGCGCGGCCGGGCCATTTCGATGGCGTGGCAACCGTGGTGTGCAAGCTGTTCAATCAGGTCCGCCCCGACATTGCGCTGTTCGGCGAGAAGGACTGGCAGCAACTGGCCGTGATCCGGCGCATGGCCCGCGATCTGGACCTGACCCTGCCCCATGCCGACGCCATCATCGGCGTGGAAACCGTGCGGGAGCCAAGCGGCCTCGCCATGAGCAGCCGCAACCAGTATCTGACCGCTGCGCAGCGCGAGCAGGCGGCGGGCCTTTCAGCCGGTATGCGTCGTGCGATAGCGGCAATTGAAGGCGGGGCCGATGTGGCGGAAAGCCTTGCAACGCTGAAGGCAAATGTGCTTGCGACAGGGTTCGACAGCATCGACTATGCCGACCTGCGCGATGCGGCGACGCTGGAGGAGGTGACCGTCTGGAACGGTCGCAAGGCCCGCCTGCTCGTTGCTGCCCGGATCGGCGGAACGCGGCTTATCGACAACATGGGGGTGGGACAATGA
- a CDS encoding diacylglycerol kinase family protein: MELSPLWLVTNAASGSNSDDAVQDIAASLESIGCAPVRIICFPDEELPTGEDLTRAGVRTLAVFTGDGTINAAATSATGWDGAILVLPGGTMNLLSKALHGDVPPETITGHLAAGSFRRIGQPAVRTSQGTALVEVLAGPGAMWADVREGVRDLDLGAIAETFSKALRETREGPGVKVADPAAGKPDGYRALRIAPHGNGLHVDGYDFADLADFAAQGFAMLVKRDFRQGPHDDLGQFDAIDCISDSAIALMIDGERRQGDLRERFERIVFPVDFIATKPAGD; encoded by the coding sequence ATGGAACTTTCCCCACTCTGGCTTGTCACCAACGCGGCAAGCGGCAGCAACAGCGACGATGCCGTGCAGGATATAGCCGCATCGCTCGAATCGATCGGGTGCGCGCCTGTTCGCATTATCTGCTTTCCCGACGAGGAACTGCCCACTGGCGAAGACTTGACCAGGGCAGGAGTCAGGACCCTGGCGGTATTCACCGGCGACGGAACCATCAATGCTGCGGCAACCAGCGCCACGGGCTGGGATGGTGCGATTCTCGTCCTTCCCGGCGGCACGATGAACCTCCTGTCCAAAGCGCTGCATGGCGATGTGCCGCCTGAAACGATTACCGGACATCTTGCCGCAGGCAGCTTCCGGCGCATCGGTCAGCCAGCCGTCCGCACTTCCCAGGGGACAGCGCTGGTCGAAGTGCTGGCGGGACCGGGCGCGATGTGGGCTGATGTCCGCGAAGGTGTGCGCGACCTTGATCTGGGGGCGATTGCCGAAACGTTTTCCAAGGCTCTGCGCGAAACCCGCGAAGGTCCCGGCGTGAAGGTCGCCGATCCAGCGGCTGGAAAGCCGGACGGCTATCGCGCCCTGCGCATCGCCCCCCACGGCAATGGTCTCCATGTCGATGGCTATGACTTTGCCGACCTTGCCGATTTTGCCGCGCAGGGCTTTGCCATGCTGGTGAAACGTGATTTCCGCCAGGGACCGCACGACGACCTTGGCCAGTTCGATGCGATCGACTGCATAAGCGATTCCGCTATCGCGCTGATGATCGATGGCGAACGTCGGCAGGGCGACCTGCGCGAACGATTCGAACGGATCGTATTTCCGGTGGACTTCATCGCCACGAAGCCTGCCGGGGATTGA